From one Ignavibacteria bacterium genomic stretch:
- a CDS encoding D-tyrosyl-tRNA(Tyr) deacylase encodes MRCIVQRVVQAGVTIEGSQIASIGKGLLVLAGITHTDTVTEAEWMAEKLVSLRVFADDEGRMNRSILDTGGEILLVSQFTLYGTLKKGTRPSFTQAAAPEHALIMFTSLVEGVKTKAPYLPVSTGMFGAMMEVSLINDGPVTIILER; translated from the coding sequence ATGCGTTGTATTGTACAAAGAGTGGTACAGGCCGGTGTAACAATTGAAGGAAGCCAAATTGCTTCAATCGGAAAGGGGCTTTTGGTTTTGGCAGGAATTACCCACACCGATACTGTGACGGAAGCAGAATGGATGGCGGAAAAGCTGGTAAGCCTGCGGGTGTTTGCCGATGACGAAGGGCGAATGAACAGAAGCATTCTTGATACCGGTGGCGAGATTCTGCTCGTATCACAGTTTACTTTATACGGCACATTAAAGAAAGGAACACGTCCGTCCTTTACACAGGCTGCAGCGCCCGAACATGCGCTGATTATGTTTACTTCGTTGGTAGAGGGTGTTAAAACCAAAGCCCCTTACCTTCCGGTTTCAACCGGAATGTTCGGGGCTATGATGGAAGTTTCGTTAATCAATGATGGCCCGGTGACCATCATTCTGGAACGTTAA
- a CDS encoding FAD-dependent thymidylate synthase yields the protein MGTELENILEKEYPCLDKGFVRLIDVMGSDDAIVQAARVSYGSGTKKVHEDRGLIRYLLRHQHTTPFEMVEFKFHVKLPIFVARQWIRHRTANVNEYSGRYSEMKDEFYVPELDQIRAQSTMNKQGRESEPFPEETAREITQQMHALQTETYRQYQQLLDTGLAREVARINLPVSNYTEWYWKIDLHNLFHFLRLRLDSHAQYEIRVYSQAIAEIVRHIVPVAWEAFEDYAVHSVRFSRLEVQALKRMINTDALSDEALQEIGLKGRELHEFREKISAL from the coding sequence ATGGGAACAGAACTTGAGAACATTCTGGAAAAAGAATATCCGTGTTTGGATAAGGGATTTGTCCGCCTTATTGATGTAATGGGCAGCGATGACGCCATTGTACAGGCAGCTCGCGTTAGTTACGGGTCGGGAACAAAGAAGGTGCACGAAGACCGTGGTTTAATACGATACCTGCTGCGCCATCAGCATACTACACCATTCGAAATGGTGGAGTTTAAGTTTCACGTCAAACTTCCCATTTTTGTTGCACGTCAGTGGATCCGACACCGAACCGCGAATGTAAACGAATATAGTGGTCGGTATTCCGAGATGAAGGACGAGTTTTATGTTCCTGAACTTGACCAGATCCGTGCGCAGAGCACGATGAACAAACAGGGCAGGGAGTCAGAGCCGTTCCCGGAAGAAACAGCACGTGAAATCACACAGCAGATGCATGCACTGCAAACTGAAACCTATCGCCAGTATCAGCAGTTGCTGGATACAGGCCTGGCACGGGAAGTTGCGCGCATTAACCTTCCTGTTAGCAACTACACGGAATGGTACTGGAAAATTGATCTGCATAATTTGTTTCACTTTTTGCGCCTTCGGCTGGATAGTCATGCCCAGTACGAAATTCGGGTGTACTCGCAGGCAATTGCTGAAATTGTCCGACACATTGTTCCCGTAGCCTGGGAAGCATTCGAAGATTACGCGGTCCACTCAGTCCGCTTTTCACGTTTGGAAGTACAGGCACTCAAGCGGATGATCAATACCGATGCACTGTCTGACGAAGCATTGCAGGAAATTGGGCTGAAAGGGCGAGAATTGCATGAGTTTCGTGAAAAGATATCGGCATTATAG
- a CDS encoding methylamine utilization protein produces MSFVKRYRHYRTGRYAAFCVLIVVILMGCERSIPNPDPDDTFGVIPAHFPAMPVPADNPITREKAELGRRLFYEGRLSLDGTVPCASCHRLEASFTDAPFQLSRGVRKQQGIRNAPTLINVGYRKVMFWDGRAATLEDQAMAAFLNPEEMAADTVAVASLMRSSEYRPAWVSAFGDTVVTMRRVMQAIATFERTLVSANSRYDKFVLGDTTALSAEEKAGMQLFFSDRTKCSECHSGPDLTDDDYHSIGLFHHYFDTGRFEVTKKTEDEGRFKTPTLRNVALTPPYMAGGDYEKGELYTLEQAIERYNDGGVSFANKDPRIIPLNLTGQEQSALVAFLKTLTDSTIFTNRWFAKP; encoded by the coding sequence ATGAGTTTCGTGAAAAGATATCGGCATTATAGAACGGGGAGGTACGCTGCATTCTGTGTGCTCATCGTGGTGATACTGATGGGGTGTGAACGCAGTATTCCCAATCCCGATCCTGATGACACATTTGGTGTAATACCGGCACACTTCCCGGCAATGCCCGTACCTGCAGACAATCCGATTACGCGTGAAAAGGCGGAGCTTGGACGCAGACTGTTCTACGAAGGCCGCTTGTCGCTGGACGGCACCGTCCCGTGTGCGTCATGCCACCGTCTTGAAGCTTCGTTTACCGATGCGCCGTTCCAACTCAGTCGCGGCGTACGGAAGCAGCAGGGCATTCGCAATGCACCAACGCTGATCAATGTTGGGTATCGTAAGGTAATGTTCTGGGATGGTCGGGCTGCCACCCTTGAAGACCAGGCGATGGCCGCTTTTCTGAATCCGGAAGAAATGGCTGCCGATACCGTTGCGGTGGCATCACTGATGCGCTCTTCCGAGTACAGACCCGCCTGGGTATCAGCCTTTGGAGATACCGTGGTGACAATGCGCAGGGTAATGCAGGCAATTGCAACGTTCGAGCGTACCCTTGTGAGTGCCAACAGCCGGTACGACAAATTTGTTCTGGGCGATACAACGGCACTGTCTGCCGAAGAAAAAGCAGGGATGCAGTTGTTTTTTAGTGACCGTACCAAATGCTCGGAATGTCATAGCGGACCCGACCTGACCGACGACGACTACCACAGTATCGGACTGTTTCATCACTACTTTGATACAGGAAGATTTGAGGTTACTAAAAAAACTGAAGATGAGGGCCGGTTTAAAACACCAACGCTGCGGAACGTTGCTCTTACACCGCCATATATGGCCGGCGGAGACTACGAGAAAGGTGAGCTTTATACATTGGAACAGGCGATCGAGCGATATAACGACGGCGGTGTAAGTTTTGCGAATAAGGATCCCCGTATTATACCGCTGAATCTTACGGGCCAGGAGCAAAGTGCCCTGGTTGCATTTTTGAAAACACTGACCGATAGTACAATCTTCACCAACAGGTGGTTTGCAAAACCATAA
- the secA gene encoding preprotein translocase subunit SecA, producing MRNILRTLFGSKSDKDVKAMRPIVDEINRIFQDLHSLTDDELKSKTTEFKQKINEAVDPLIREEESIREQLRTDTVLSHEQRTDLHAKLEQNGKEQHEVIQQTLDEILPEAYAVVKEACRRLVGTHYMVVGNDTTWDMVPYDVQLMGGIALHQGKISEMATGEGKTLVATLPLYLNSLPGRGVHLITVNDYLARRDREWMLPLFTMLGVETDVIQSNMPPQTRKPAYNADITYGTNNEFGFDYLRDNMVTTADDMVQRSHWFAIVDEVDSVLVDEARTPLIISGPVSSGSTEKAFVDMVPRVRRLVEVQTRFINTIVAEAEKLLATGKKEDREQGGVNLLRAYRGIPKHGRLTKMLQDPDAMKLMRDTELEYLKDQGTRMSIIDDELFFTVDERNHSIDISEKGRELLANAQEDVNMFVIPDIALQMSELEGNTSLSAEDRAKTRNELLLVFSERSERIHIINQLLRAYTLYVRDDEYVVQDGKIKIVDEFTGRILEGRRYSDGLHQAIEAKEGVVVEQDTQTFATVTLQNYFRLYRKLSGMTGTAETEAAEFWEIYKLDVVVIPTNKHIIRKDLDDLIYRTKREKYNAVVEAVRTHLEANRAILVGTTSVEVSELLSKMLKRAGIQHNVLNAKQHQREAEIVAHAGRRGSVTIATNMAGRGTDIKLEPSVKEAGGLVIIGTERHDSRRIDRQLRGRAGRQGDPGISQFFISLEDDLMRLFQGERIASIMTRFKVPEGEPIQSPLITKTVENAQKKVEGNNFAVRKRLLEYDDVMNQQREVIYDRRRHALQGDRLKSEIMSYVQEYISDLYNTHYEAKSHTGFINELRSSLLVDPPITADDFDKKSKENIVSIAYDTASEFYRQKEESLGSTFMVALERYAFLSTIDEQWREHLRDMDDLKEGIYLRAYGQKDPLLEYKAEAYNTFMDLIKEINKGTIQVAFKYFPRVVEQPDDSQTKKQTADVPKVRSTISASRPLQFTHSSATPYAAADNGSASDQQPAVTNTIRNEARIYGRNEPCPVYPGRKFKNCCGAEGHRTCVKVGATPTKGNG from the coding sequence ATGCGCAACATACTACGGACTCTGTTTGGTTCGAAATCGGATAAAGATGTAAAGGCCATGCGGCCAATTGTTGATGAAATCAACCGCATCTTCCAGGATTTACATAGCCTTACAGACGACGAGCTTAAAAGTAAAACCACTGAATTCAAGCAAAAAATCAACGAAGCGGTTGACCCCTTGATTCGCGAAGAAGAGTCAATACGCGAACAGTTGCGTACCGATACGGTGCTGTCACACGAACAGCGTACAGATCTGCATGCCAAGCTGGAACAAAACGGGAAAGAGCAACATGAGGTAATCCAGCAGACGCTGGATGAAATCCTGCCCGAAGCGTACGCTGTGGTAAAAGAAGCATGCAGAAGACTGGTGGGTACCCATTACATGGTTGTTGGTAACGATACTACGTGGGACATGGTGCCGTACGATGTCCAGCTTATGGGTGGTATCGCCCTTCACCAGGGCAAAATATCCGAAATGGCAACAGGTGAAGGGAAAACGCTGGTAGCCACGCTGCCCTTATACCTTAACTCGCTACCCGGACGCGGAGTTCACCTGATTACCGTAAACGACTACCTGGCCCGACGCGACCGCGAGTGGATGCTACCGTTGTTTACAATGCTGGGCGTTGAAACCGACGTTATTCAAAGCAATATGCCGCCACAAACCCGTAAGCCGGCATATAATGCTGATATCACCTATGGAACAAACAATGAGTTTGGCTTTGATTACCTACGCGACAACATGGTCACCACTGCCGATGATATGGTGCAGCGCAGTCACTGGTTTGCGATTGTTGACGAAGTTGACAGTGTGCTGGTTGACGAAGCACGGACACCGCTTATCATTAGCGGTCCGGTTAGTTCCGGCAGTACCGAAAAAGCATTTGTAGACATGGTACCCAGGGTGCGCAGACTGGTAGAAGTGCAGACCCGGTTTATTAATACAATTGTTGCAGAAGCAGAAAAGCTCCTTGCTACAGGGAAAAAAGAAGACCGAGAGCAGGGAGGTGTTAATCTCCTAAGGGCATACAGGGGAATCCCGAAACATGGCAGGCTCACCAAGATGCTTCAGGATCCCGATGCCATGAAACTGATGCGCGACACCGAGCTGGAATACCTGAAAGATCAGGGAACCCGCATGTCGATTATCGACGATGAGCTTTTCTTTACGGTGGATGAGCGTAACCACTCGATCGATATTTCGGAAAAGGGGCGAGAGCTCCTTGCTAATGCCCAGGAAGATGTAAATATGTTCGTTATCCCTGATATTGCCCTGCAAATGAGCGAGTTAGAGGGGAATACCAGTCTTTCAGCCGAAGATCGCGCAAAAACACGAAACGAGCTGCTGCTGGTGTTTTCTGAACGATCCGAACGTATTCACATTATTAACCAGCTTCTGCGTGCATACACGCTGTACGTGCGTGATGATGAGTACGTTGTCCAGGATGGTAAAATTAAAATTGTTGACGAATTTACAGGTCGTATCCTGGAGGGTAGGCGTTATTCAGATGGTTTGCACCAGGCCATCGAAGCCAAGGAAGGTGTGGTGGTTGAACAGGATACCCAGACGTTTGCAACTGTTACGCTTCAGAACTATTTCAGGTTGTACCGCAAGCTGTCGGGCATGACGGGTACTGCCGAAACCGAAGCTGCGGAGTTTTGGGAAATTTATAAACTCGACGTCGTGGTGATCCCTACCAATAAGCACATTATCAGAAAAGATCTCGACGATCTGATCTACAGGACAAAGCGCGAGAAATACAACGCCGTTGTCGAGGCTGTCCGCACCCACCTTGAAGCTAACCGTGCCATCCTTGTTGGTACCACCAGTGTTGAAGTGTCGGAATTGCTGAGCAAAATGCTCAAGCGTGCCGGTATCCAGCACAATGTGCTGAATGCGAAACAGCACCAGCGTGAAGCGGAAATTGTGGCACATGCAGGCCGCAGAGGCTCGGTTACCATCGCGACCAACATGGCCGGCCGTGGTACCGACATCAAGCTGGAGCCCTCCGTAAAAGAGGCCGGCGGGCTGGTTATTATCGGGACAGAGCGGCACGACAGCCGCCGTATCGACCGGCAGCTTCGTGGCCGTGCCGGACGTCAGGGCGACCCTGGTATTTCTCAGTTTTTCATCTCACTTGAAGATGACCTGATGCGCTTGTTCCAGGGCGAGCGTATCGCTTCGATTATGACGCGGTTCAAGGTCCCCGAGGGTGAGCCAATTCAAAGCCCCCTGATCACAAAGACAGTGGAGAACGCACAGAAAAAGGTTGAAGGCAACAACTTTGCGGTACGGAAACGACTGCTTGAATACGATGACGTGATGAACCAGCAGCGCGAAGTGATTTATGACAGACGCAGACATGCATTACAGGGCGACCGCCTGAAATCAGAGATCATGAGTTACGTACAGGAGTACATTTCTGACCTGTACAACACACACTACGAAGCAAAGAGTCACACAGGATTTATTAACGAGCTTCGTTCGTCGCTTCTTGTTGATCCACCGATTACGGCAGATGATTTTGATAAGAAGTCAAAAGAAAACATTGTTAGTATCGCGTACGATACAGCAAGTGAATTTTATCGGCAAAAGGAAGAGTCGTTGGGTAGTACCTTCATGGTGGCCTTAGAACGGTACGCATTCTTGTCGACAATTGATGAACAGTGGCGTGAACATCTGCGCGATATGGATGACTTGAAGGAAGGTATCTATCTCCGCGCTTACGGACAAAAAGATCCGTTACTTGAGTACAAGGCAGAAGCCTACAATACGTTCATGGATTTGATCAAGGAAATAAATAAAGGTACCATTCAGGTGGCCTTTAAATATTTCCCGCGAGTCGTGGAGCAGCCTGATGACTCACAAACCAAGAAGCAGACTGCTGATGTTCCCAAGGTTCGCTCAACCATATCGGCAAGCCGTCCGCTGCAGTTTACGCACTCGTCAGCTACTCCGTATGCCGCGGCAGACAACGGGTCGGCTTCAGACCAGCAACCCGCCGTTACCAATACCATTCGAAATGAAGCGCGCATTTACGGCAGGAACGAGCCTTGTCCGGTGTACCCCGGCCGAAAGTTCAAGAACTGCTGTGGTGCCGAAGGACACCGTACCTGCGTGAAGGTCGGAGCCACGCCCACCAAGGGAAACGGGTAG
- a CDS encoding cysteine desulfurase, with protein MIYLDHSATTPVDPRVTEAMLPWFTTHFGNPSSIHEVGRTARVAVDEARQEIAHAIGAHPAELIFTSGGTESNNAVIHGAIVRSQIAHSVYCGATEHHAVLDPVHWMMGQGAQAGILPVTESGELVWDEVALHNAPDTLLSVMHVNNETGCIHNIAKVRQHAPDAVIHTDAVQSLGKLPIAMAELGADFASFSAHKINGPKGIGALFIRKGIDFKAYQQGGGQERNRRSGTEAVALIVGFSHAVRYAMNEFEQRTGKLRELNSHLRDLISAVIPQARINSSSAGAPHIVNISFPEMDATHGESLIQMMDIHGIAVSSGSACVSGSQQPSHVLLAMGRSRNEASATVRFSLSHLTTVRELDDAVAILNRVIRDMCANT; from the coding sequence ATGATTTACCTGGATCACAGTGCTACCACACCGGTTGACCCGCGTGTGACTGAGGCAATGCTACCGTGGTTTACTACTCATTTTGGGAACCCGTCAAGTATTCACGAGGTGGGGCGGACAGCGCGTGTTGCGGTTGACGAAGCCCGACAGGAGATAGCGCACGCCATTGGTGCACACCCCGCTGAGCTCATTTTTACCAGTGGGGGCACCGAGAGCAACAATGCCGTTATCCATGGTGCTATTGTGCGCTCACAGATCGCTCATTCGGTGTACTGCGGTGCTACGGAGCACCACGCCGTTCTTGATCCTGTTCATTGGATGATGGGGCAGGGGGCTCAGGCAGGCATCCTTCCGGTTACCGAATCCGGAGAACTGGTTTGGGATGAGGTGGCACTGCATAATGCACCCGATACCCTGCTGTCGGTCATGCACGTAAATAACGAAACCGGCTGTATCCATAATATCGCCAAGGTCCGCCAGCACGCTCCCGATGCAGTCATTCATACCGATGCAGTACAGTCACTCGGAAAACTGCCAATTGCGATGGCAGAACTCGGTGCCGACTTTGCATCGTTTTCAGCACACAAAATCAATGGTCCAAAGGGCATCGGTGCACTCTTCATTCGAAAAGGGATCGACTTTAAGGCATACCAGCAGGGGGGCGGTCAGGAGCGCAACCGACGGTCAGGTACCGAGGCCGTTGCCCTGATTGTTGGCTTTAGCCATGCAGTCCGCTATGCAATGAACGAGTTTGAACAGCGTACCGGAAAACTCCGGGAGCTCAACAGCCATCTTCGGGATCTGATCTCAGCAGTAATTCCGCAGGCCCGCATTAACAGCAGTTCGGCAGGTGCACCGCATATTGTGAACATCTCGTTTCCTGAAATGGATGCAACGCATGGCGAGTCACTTATTCAGATGATGGATATCCATGGTATTGCAGTTAGCAGTGGCAGTGCATGTGTGTCCGGAAGCCAGCAGCCCAGCCATGTTCTTCTTGCAATGGGGCGCAGCCGTAACGAAGCCTCGGCAACAGTACGCTTCTCACTTTCTCATCTGACAACTGTCCGCGAGCTTGATGATGCTGTTGCAATACTAAATCGGGTCATTCGTGATATGTGTGCAAACACATAA
- a CDS encoding YceI family protein, with the protein MIRSVIGIVSCVILAVSVAAASSIPGVKAGNQKFSLDNKVGKNTIEFFSQAPLEDIHGTANGISGTFTLNPANLEATTGQLKVVVTSMKTDISKRDQHLYSNVWLDAATYPEIVYTVTGLTNVTVIQDNGKSTVNAQATGTFTMHGVTKPLSAQITLTYVPENAATKKRAPGNFIMITATFNVRLADYNVKGKDGSIGSSVGETIAVTAKLFARS; encoded by the coding sequence ATGATTCGATCAGTAATAGGCATTGTTTCCTGTGTAATCCTAGCAGTATCGGTTGCTGCCGCATCTTCAATTCCCGGCGTGAAAGCCGGAAATCAGAAGTTTTCGCTCGACAACAAGGTTGGCAAAAACACCATTGAGTTTTTTAGTCAGGCACCATTAGAAGATATCCATGGAACGGCAAATGGCATTTCCGGGACGTTTACCCTTAACCCCGCTAATCTGGAAGCAACGACCGGACAGCTGAAGGTTGTTGTTACAAGTATGAAAACCGATATCAGCAAGCGCGATCAACATCTGTACAGCAACGTTTGGCTGGATGCTGCCACATACCCGGAAATTGTGTACACCGTTACAGGATTAACTAATGTGACGGTTATACAGGACAATGGTAAGAGCACTGTTAACGCCCAGGCTACCGGTACGTTTACCATGCACGGTGTAACAAAGCCCCTTTCAGCACAGATTACACTTACATACGTGCCCGAAAACGCTGCCACAAAGAAGAGGGCACCGGGAAACTTTATAATGATTACTGCAACCTTTAATGTCCGGCTGGCTGACTATAACGTCAAAGGCAAGGACGGCTCGATTGGTAGCAGCGTTGGTGAAACCATTGCGGTGACGGCAAAGCTTTTTGCGCGATCGTAA